The Vicia villosa cultivar HV-30 ecotype Madison, WI linkage group LG1, Vvil1.0, whole genome shotgun sequence genome includes a region encoding these proteins:
- the LOC131644432 gene encoding sulfate transporter 3.1-like, whose product MGNVDYDYPRSGMNMNNVGENHVQHRVEIPPPQPFLKSMKYAMKETFFPDDPLRKFKNQPASRKLVLGFQYLFPIFEWAPSYTFQFLKSDIIAGITIASLAIPQGISYAKLANLPPILGLYSSFIPPLIYAMMGSSRDLAVGTVAVGSLLMGSMLASEVNPNQNPSLYLHLAFTATFFAGVLQASLGFFRLGFIVDFLSHAAIVGFMSGAATVVCLQQLKPMLGLEHFTHGADLISVLRSVFTQVHQWRWESAVLGCVFIFFLLITRYFSKRQPKFFWVSAMTPLASVILGSLLVYFTHAENHGVQVIGELKKGLNPISVTELVFVSPYMTTSIKTGLIVGIIALAEGIAVGRSFAMFKNYHIDGNKEMIAIGTMNIVGSFTSCYLTTGPFSRSAVNYNAGCKTAASNIVMAIAVMLTLLFLTPLFYYTPLVVLAAIIVSAMLGLIDYQAAIHLWKIDKFDFVVCISAYFGVVFGSVQMGLVIAIVISVLRLLLFIARPRTSVLGNIPNSAIYRNIEHYSNANRVPGILILKIDAPIYFANASYLRERISRWIDEEEDRIKSTGETSLKYIIMDMSAVGNIDTSGISMLEEINKISQRKEQQLVLVNPGSEVMKKLNKSHFQKDMGGNWIYLTVEEAVRACNFVLHACKTNPKRDESEGWNNV is encoded by the exons ATGGGTAACGTGGACTATGATTACCCTCGTTCAGGTATGAACATGAACAACGTTGGTGAGAACCATGTTCAACACCGTGTGGAAATTCCACCTCCACAACCATTTTTGAAGTCTATGAAATATGCAATGAAAGAGACTTTCTTTCCAGATGATCCATTGAGAAAGTTTAAGAATCAACCAGCTTCAAGAAAGTTGGTGCTTGGTTTTCAATATTTATTTCCAATATTTGAATGGGCACCAAGTTACACTTTTCAGTTCTTGAAATCTGATATCATAGCTGGAATCACTATTGCTAGTTTGGCTATTCCTCAAGGCATTAGCTATGCCAAACTTGCCAACCTCCCTCCAATTCTTGGATTAT ATTCGAGCTTTATACCGCCATTGATTTATGCTATGATGGGAAGTTCAAGAGATTTGGCAGTTGGGACAGTGGCAGTTGGATCTCTTCTGATGGGTTCCATGTTGGCCAGTGAAGTTAATCCAAACCAAAATCCAAGTCTTTATCTCCACCTTGCTTTCACAGCAACATTCTTTGCCGGTGTTTTGCAAGCTTCGTTGGGCTTCTTCAG GTTAGGGTTTATTGTGGATTTTCTGTCGCATGCGGCGATTGTAGGGTTCATGAGCGGAGCAGCCACGGTGGTTTGTCTGCAGCAACTGAAACCAATGCTAGGTCTTGAACATTTCACCCATGGTGCTGATCTGATATCAGTTTTGCGTTCTGTTTTTACGCAAGTTCATCAATGGAGATGGGAAAGCGCTGTTTTAGGATGTGTCTTCATTTTCTTTCTCCTTATCACAAGATACTTC AGCAAAAGACAACCAAAATTCTTTTGGGTATCAGCAATGACGCCGTTAGCGTCCGTTATATTGGGAAGTTTACTGGTTTATTTCACACATGCAGAAAATCACGGCGTTCAAGTG ATTGGAGAATTGAAGAAAGGACTAAATCCAATCTCAGTCACAGAATTGGTATTCGTGTCTCCTTATATGACCACATCTATCAAGACAGGACTTATTGTTGGCATCATAGCTCTTGCG GAAGGAATAGCTGTGGGAAGAAGCTTTGCAATGTTTAAAAATTACCATATAGATGGCAACAAAGAGATGATAGCTATTggaaccatgaacatagttggttCTTTCACCTCTTGTTACCTCACAACAG GACCATTTTCGCGTTCGGCCGTGAACTATAACGCTGGATGCAAAACAGCAGCATCAAACATTGTGATGGCAATTGCTGTCATGTTAACTTTGTTATTTTTAACACCTTTGTTCTACTACACTCCTCTGGTCGTACTAGCTGCCATAATTGTATCTGCAATGCTTGGACTTATCGATTATCAAGCAGCCATCCATCTTTGGAAGATTGACAAATTCGACTTTGTCGTCTGCATTAGCGCATATTTCGGTGTTGTCTTTGGCAGTGTTCAAATGGGCTTAGTCATAGCA attGTGATATCAGTACTTCGGTTACTGCTATTTATCGCACGGCCAAGGACATCTGTTTTAGGAAACATTCCAAACTCTGCAATATACAGAAACATTGAGCATTATTCAAATGCAAATCGAGTTCCGGGAATTCTAATTCTAAAGATTGACGCACCGATTTACTTTGCAAATGCAAGCTATTTAAGAGAAAG GATCTCAAGATGGATTGATGAAGAGGAAGACAGAATTAAATCTACAGGAGAGACAAGTTTGAAGTATATTATAATGGATATGAGTG CTGTTGGGAATATTGATACAAGTGGAATAAGTATGCTTGAAGAGATTAACAAGATTTCTCAAAGAAAAGAACAGCAA CTTGTGTTGGTGAACCCTGGAAGTGAGGTGATGAAGAAACTAAACAAGTCCCACTTTCAGAAGGATATGGGAGGAAATTGGATCTATCTGACAGTAGAAGAGGCTGTTAGAGCATGTAACTTCGTGCTCCATGCATGCAAAACGAATCCCAAAAGAGATGAATCAGAGGGTTGGAACAATGTGTGA